Proteins encoded within one genomic window of Acomys russatus chromosome 5, mAcoRus1.1, whole genome shotgun sequence:
- the Tctn3 gene encoding tectonic-3 produces the protein MEADDVGCDDSSPRSWDLGDLDSALTPPRLGSLMCSQQLHLLSVVVLMLPDAARPQPSSPARALPTYSALGPVTPEVATEAPPDSSEGPPPWTSVPEMPENGTTDPFSALPICVCDLTPGTCDLNCCCDKDCDLLHPRTVFSFCLPGSVRASSWVCVDNSLIFRSNSPFPSRVFTDSSGIAQFCIRVNNSKLNYFQKLQTVNATNFEALVAEFGGPSFTSTWKTEPPLPFYRAGEPILTYYPSWSVVSLLRQPAAVGAGGSCAESNPAGFLESKSTACTRFFRDLASSCTSEPALDAASYYNFTILKVPRGVIDLQNMKFQVPVTLASPTSPPLLTGNTCHNIVSQVIYEIETNGTSGIQRVSVSFSQTNLTVEPGVSLQQDFIVHFRASQQREAAFPTRPRSGNPGYLTGKPLLVLTGDLGHSMTLLQSEGSGICSVKRHEVQFGVNAVSGCTLRPKEANCSDLQKEIYQSLHGNPRPERVAIFGNADPAQKGGWTRILSRNCSISAVNCTSCCSIPVSLEIQVLWAHVGLQSNPQAHVAGARFLYQCKSVQEHQRGMEVSLTTLVSFVDITQKPEPPRDQPQTDWKLPFDFFFPFKVAFSGGTSAQKDSAYLILILCIFLLGALSSQTK, from the exons ATGGAAGCAGATGACGTCGGATGCGACGACTCCTCCCCGCGCTCCTGGGACTTAGGAGACCTAGATTCCGCTCTCACCCCTCCGCGGTTAGGCTCTCTTATGTGCTCCCAGCAGCTGCACCTGCTGTCGGTGGTGGTCCTGATGCTTCCTGACGCTGCCCGGCCgcagccctcctccccagcccgGGCTTTACCCACCTACTCGGCCCTGGGGCCAGTGACGCCCGAAGTGGCGACTGAAGCTCCTCCGGACTCGTCTGAGGGCCCTCCTCCCTGGACGAGTGTGCCGGAGATGCCCGAGAACGGGACTACGGACCCCTTCTCAG CCTTGCCGATCTGTGTCTGTGATTTGACTCCTGGTACTTGCGATTTAAACTGCTGCTGTGACAAGGACTGCGATCTTCTCCATCCGAGGACggtcttttccttctgccttcctggTAGTGTAAG AGCTTCAAGCTGGGTGTGTGTGGACAACTCTCTTATCTTCAGGAGCAACTCCCCGTTTCCTTCCAGAGTTTTCACGGATTCCAGTGGAATTGCACAGTTTTGTATCCGTGTGAACAACT caaAATTAAACTATTTCCAGAAGCTCCAAACAGTCAATGCAACCAACTTCGAGGCCCTGGTGGCAGAGTTTGGAGGCCCATCCTTCACCTCGACATGGAAAACCGAGCCGCCACTGCCATTCTATAGG GCTGGGGAGCCCATCCTTACCTACTACCCCAGCTGGTCTGTAGTGAGCTTACTGAGGCAGCCTGCAGCGGTGGGAGCTGGGGGATCTTGTGCCGAGAGCAATCCTGCAG GTTTCCTAGAGAGTAAAAGCACAGCCTGCACCCGTTTCTTCAGGGACCTGGCCAGTAGCTGCACCTCGGAGCCAGCCCTGGATGCCGCCTCTTACTACAACTTTACCATTTTGAAG GTTCCAAGAGGTGTGATTGATCTTCAGAATATGAAG ttCCAGGTTCCTGTAACACTTGCCTCACCAACCAGTCCTCCTCTGCTGACTGGAAACACATGTCACAATATCGTTTCCCAG GTCATCTATGAGATAGAGACCAACGGGACCTCTGGGATCCAGAGAGTCTCTGTCAGCTTTAGCCAGACCAACCTGACTGTGGAGCCAGGCGTTTCCTTACAGCAAGACTTCATCGTTCACTTTAGG GCATCTCAACAGAGAGAGGCTGCTTTTCCTACTCGTCCTAGAAGTGGGAATCCGGGCTACCTCACTGGGAAGCCACTCTTGGTGCTAACTGGTGACTTGGGTCACTCG ATGACCCTGTTGCAGAGTGAGGGTAGTGGAATTTGCTCTGTTAAGAGGCATGAGGTACAGTTCGGAGTGAATGCAGTATCTGGATGCACGTTAAG ACCCAAAGAGGCGAACTGCAGCGACTTGCAGAAGGAGATTTACCAGAGTCTTCATGGAAACCCCAGACCAGAGCGGGTCGCCATCTTCGGCAATGCTGACCCAGCCCAGAAAGGAGGATGGACCAGGATCCTGAGCAGGAACTGCAGCATTTCA GCTGTCAACTGCACCTCGTGCTGTTCCATACCAGTCTCCCTGGAGATCCAGGTGCTGTGGGCACATGTAGGACTTCAGTCCAACCCACAAGCTCATGTGGCAGGAGCCCGATTCCTGTACCAGTGCAAGTCTGTCCAG GAGCACCAGAGAGGGATGGAGGTATCTTTGACCACTCTTGTGAGCTTTGTGGATATTACTCAGAAGCCAGAGCCACCAAGGGATCAACCTCAAACGGACTGGAAACTGccatttgatttcttctttcccttcaaaGTGGCATTCAGCGGAGGGACCAGTGCTCAGAAAGACTCAGCCTATCTCATCCTCATCCTGTGCATCTTTCTACTTGGAGCTCTTAGCTCACAGaccaaatga